The Alphaproteobacteria bacterium genome contains a region encoding:
- a CDS encoding ABC transporter substrate-binding protein, producing MKRIAIAAAGVLLFAAPAFAQAPKLEKTHIALSVGGSVSQMNKVAYFVALNRKYFDQEGLTVDSTPFASGSAALQNLIGGNADVVEGAFEHTLRMQTKGIDLTCLAAYGRYAGNVLVVKKSEADKIKTVADLKGKKIGVSSPGSATHNFVAALLERAGVPWRDASYVSIGTGLSAVAAMRSGGELDALVNLDPAINALIDGGDAVALVDARTEKGTVAAFGGAYLADCLYVKTEFLKANPNTSQALANAIVHAMQWLKTASIDEIIKSLPPDYYKANEKLYRKSLEDNLAAFQWDGIVTPEAVKNVWDSIAVLEPEFRQAKVDFARTYDNALIERAMKKWKAPLKE from the coding sequence ATGAAGCGGATCGCTATCGCCGCCGCTGGTGTCCTGCTGTTCGCCGCGCCCGCCTTCGCGCAGGCGCCCAAGCTCGAAAAGACCCACATCGCGCTCTCGGTCGGCGGCTCGGTCAGCCAGATGAACAAGGTCGCGTATTTCGTCGCGCTGAACCGCAAGTATTTCGATCAGGAAGGCCTGACGGTCGACTCCACCCCCTTCGCATCAGGAAGCGCGGCGCTGCAAAATCTCATTGGCGGCAATGCCGACGTCGTCGAGGGCGCGTTCGAGCATACGCTGCGCATGCAGACCAAGGGGATCGATCTGACCTGTCTTGCCGCCTACGGCCGCTATGCGGGCAACGTGCTGGTGGTGAAGAAATCCGAGGCCGACAAGATCAAGACGGTTGCCGATCTCAAGGGAAAGAAGATCGGCGTGTCTTCGCCCGGCTCGGCCACGCACAACTTTGTCGCAGCATTGCTGGAGCGTGCCGGTGTCCCCTGGCGGGACGCGAGCTATGTGTCGATCGGAACGGGCCTCTCCGCGGTCGCGGCGATGCGCTCCGGCGGCGAGCTCGATGCGCTCGTCAATCTCGATCCGGCGATCAACGCACTGATCGACGGCGGGGACGCCGTGGCGCTGGTCGATGCCCGCACCGAAAAAGGGACAGTCGCGGCTTTCGGCGGAGCCTATCTCGCCGACTGCCTCTATGTGAAAACCGAATTCCTGAAAGCCAATCCCAACACCTCGCAGGCGCTTGCGAACGCGATCGTCCACGCAATGCAGTGGTTGAAGACGGCTTCGATCGACGAGATCATCAAGTCGTTGCCGCCGGACTATTACAAAGCCAACGAGAAACTCTATCGCAAGTCGCTCGAGGACAATCTCGCGGCCTTCCAGTGGGACGGCATCGTGACGCCCGAGGCGGTCAAGAACGTCTGGGACTCGATCGCGGTCCTCGAGCCCGAGTTCCGGCAGGCCAAAGTCGACTTCGCGCGCACCTACGACAATGCGCTGATCGAGCGCGCGATGAAGAAATGGAAAGCACCGCTGAAGGAGTGA
- a CDS encoding DUF6665 family protein yields the protein MTARPPHLPTRIANIWTANPTLEYELAQEKASALGRLGRGLEAALEALHTFDAGVTEPSVETRHKRRALVTQAGHALWLFVVQREASGLRDSRQIMRDYRVPAEVQGCMGMLPAKPVR from the coding sequence ATGACCGCCAGACCGCCGCATCTCCCGACCAGGATCGCGAATATCTGGACTGCGAATCCGACGCTCGAATACGAGCTCGCGCAGGAGAAGGCTTCCGCGCTGGGACGGCTCGGCCGGGGGCTCGAAGCTGCGCTTGAGGCGTTGCACACTTTCGACGCGGGCGTCACCGAGCCGAGCGTCGAGACGCGGCACAAGCGCCGCGCACTGGTGACGCAAGCCGGTCATGCGCTGTGGCTGTTCGTCGTGCAGCGCGAAGCCAGCGGCTTGCGCGACTCGCGCCAGATCATGCGCGACTACCGTGTGCCCGCGGAGGTGCAAGGCTGCATGGGCATGCTGCCGGCAAAGCCCGTGCGCTAG
- a CDS encoding glutathione peroxidase — protein MIDRRQIFGVLATFATGPALAQTGLSRMTAYAFSFDGLKGGAIKLSDYAGKPILVVNTASQCGYTPQYAGLQQLWTRYHERGLMMVGVPSNDFGGQEPGGAAEIEHTAHGGYGVAFPLAAKAEVRGAHQHPFYKWAAAEKPLELPRWNFHKYLIGRDGHIAASFATQVEPTDPRVIAAIEKELSSAA, from the coding sequence ATGATCGACCGGCGACAAATATTCGGCGTACTGGCCACTTTCGCCACCGGCCCCGCGCTCGCTCAAACAGGACTGAGCCGCATGACAGCCTATGCGTTTTCGTTCGACGGCCTCAAAGGTGGCGCCATCAAGCTTTCGGACTATGCCGGCAAACCGATCCTGGTCGTGAACACGGCCTCGCAGTGCGGCTACACGCCTCAATACGCCGGCCTGCAGCAGCTCTGGACCCGGTACCACGAGCGCGGCCTGATGATGGTCGGCGTCCCGTCGAACGATTTCGGCGGGCAGGAGCCGGGCGGCGCCGCCGAGATCGAGCACACGGCGCATGGCGGTTACGGCGTCGCGTTTCCGCTTGCCGCCAAGGCCGAGGTGCGCGGTGCGCATCAGCACCCGTTCTACAAATGGGCAGCGGCCGAAAAGCCGCTCGAGCTGCCGCGCTGGAATTTCCACAAATACCTGATCGGCCGCGACGGCCACATTGCGGCAAGCTTCGCCACGCAGGTCGAGCCGACGGATCCGCGCGTCATCGCGGCGATCGAGAAGGAATTGTCGAGCGCGGCCTAA
- a CDS encoding glutathione S-transferase family protein: MLLIGVNRSPYTRRVAITLSAYGMAFEQKTVNAFDHRQEVRASNPLGRVPALVLDSGEVLVDSAAIIDHLDETHGRERALTPFAGPERRAVLKVAAIMMGACDKLLAGAYERNRKPGEKQHQPWIDDCFTQATHALKAVDAMIEEGAPCLLFERLTQADVTAFVAERLARGLGIDTDAQTPRLRALARKLLDEEPFRATEP; encoded by the coding sequence ATGCTGCTGATCGGCGTCAACCGCTCGCCCTATACGCGCCGTGTCGCGATCACGCTATCTGCCTACGGCATGGCGTTCGAGCAGAAGACCGTCAACGCCTTCGACCATCGCCAGGAGGTGCGGGCATCGAATCCGCTGGGCCGAGTTCCCGCGCTCGTTCTCGACAGCGGCGAGGTGCTGGTCGATTCCGCTGCCATCATCGACCACCTCGACGAAACGCATGGGCGCGAACGCGCGCTGACGCCGTTTGCCGGCCCCGAGCGCCGTGCGGTCCTGAAGGTCGCCGCTATCATGATGGGCGCGTGCGACAAGCTGCTCGCCGGGGCCTACGAGCGCAATCGCAAGCCCGGGGAGAAACAGCATCAGCCCTGGATCGACGACTGCTTCACGCAGGCAACCCATGCGCTGAAAGCCGTGGACGCCATGATCGAGGAGGGCGCGCCCTGTTTGCTGTTCGAACGGCTGACGCAGGCGGACGTGACCGCGTTCGTCGCCGAACGGCTCGCACGCGGCCTCGGAATCGACACCGATGCTCAGACGCCGCGTCTGCGCGCGCTCGCGCGAAAGCTTCTCGACGAGGAGCCCTTTCGGGCAACGGAGCCTTAG
- a CDS encoding cell envelope biogenesis protein TolA, whose protein sequence is MRTGLLISAVSHIALVAFVMLGTPKLFENTQLETIEVDLVRDQEPEPEPPPLDPEKKPPDKTKEWSPFPEASAAPATPPTPENPRAPSETKQKQQPQPTQQARVQQQPSKQPAQKEPTPQAPTSQPPPAERRTQQALATPTPTPSPEPPAQQSQPWIFDPMNIPALMNLPNGGPQADFDSEATATANLSGDERSTFKQHLKKCLKLPDGMSEGTRVTLRIFLKRDGGLAAEPVLIEGSASSDGPRLMQAAIKSVKECQPFAFLPPDRYREWKSLDVTFSPKDMAGG, encoded by the coding sequence GTGCGCACCGGACTTCTCATATCGGCGGTCAGCCACATCGCCCTCGTGGCGTTTGTGATGCTTGGGACGCCGAAGCTCTTTGAGAACACCCAGCTCGAGACGATCGAGGTCGATCTCGTGCGGGATCAAGAGCCCGAGCCAGAGCCTCCACCGCTGGATCCCGAGAAAAAGCCGCCGGACAAGACCAAGGAATGGAGCCCATTCCCGGAGGCGTCTGCCGCGCCCGCAACCCCTCCGACGCCTGAAAACCCGCGCGCTCCGTCCGAGACCAAGCAGAAACAGCAACCGCAGCCCACCCAACAGGCGCGGGTCCAGCAGCAGCCGTCCAAGCAGCCGGCTCAGAAGGAACCGACCCCGCAGGCACCTACGTCGCAACCGCCTCCGGCAGAGCGGCGGACGCAACAGGCACTTGCAACGCCAACGCCAACGCCGTCGCCGGAGCCGCCGGCACAACAATCCCAGCCGTGGATTTTCGACCCGATGAATATTCCGGCCCTGATGAACCTGCCGAACGGCGGTCCGCAGGCCGATTTCGACTCGGAGGCGACAGCAACAGCGAATCTCTCTGGCGATGAACGGTCAACCTTCAAGCAGCACTTGAAGAAGTGCTTGAAACTGCCGGACGGAATGTCCGAGGGCACAAGGGTGACCCTGCGGATCTTCCTCAAACGCGACGGCGGTTTAGCAGCTGAGCCGGTGCTGATCGAAGGAAGCGCCTCAAGCGATGGGCCGCGCCTGATGCAGGCCGCGATCAAGTCGGTGAAAGAATGCCAGCCTTTCGCATTCCTGCCGCCCGACCGGTACCGCGAATGGAAGAGTCTTGATGTGACCTTCTCGCCGAAGGATATGGCGGGCGGCTGA